From Rutidosis leptorrhynchoides isolate AG116_Rl617_1_P2 unplaced genomic scaffold, CSIRO_AGI_Rlap_v1 contig326, whole genome shotgun sequence:
TTGGTGATGAATGTTCAATCACGTTTGCCGACTTGCAAAGatgaaaaaagaaaaaaagttGATCCGAAATCCGAAATATTGCTTATCCAGTGGGAGTAATATTTAGTACTGAAATGGGTAAAATAAATCATTGTTCTTAGTAAGTATTGGGGACTGGATAATAGTTATCGTTTTGTTTTAGCTTGTACTAACGAGGTGGCAACGCCCAATTAAGCAGAGAAGCGAGTTCTTGCAAAAATAGGATACACTTGACCACAGGGAATCACAGAGATGACTACAGTTTGACGGTGGAGATGACTACAGTTTGACGGTGGAGATGCAGATGATAAACGGATCTAAAGTTTAAGGATCCATAAATATAATGATTAAAAGTATAGTTTAAGGGTCCGTTGCAAACTTCGGAAAAGCCTACGGACCTGAAATGTCATTATGCCTCCTCAAAATGATGATGTATTTTCCACTCTATGTCACAGCTCAAAGTGGTTCCTTTCTCAGAAGTAAGAGTGAATGAATGGCTTCAGCTGTTATAGCCAGAACGCTATTAGGTCAACGCTTAGTtcgctcatcatcatcatctgtttcTCACTCGCGCAAATCCCCAATATTCACTTCACTGTTCTTCAATGTAAGCCGATTTCTTCTATGTATTGATCGTCAATTTCGAATAGGAACTTCCAATTACGAGCAATGTTTTGCAGAAAGTTTGTGATTTGATCGCTTTCTTTtggaattatattagtattattcgtGTGGGTGGTTTGGTTTATGTAAAAGGTTCTGCCTTTGGGTGAATCCAAGCTTTAATTGATTTCTTTGTTCTGAATATACATTGCTTTGCAGAGAGCATATCTGGTACAGGCTAGCTCTACTTCCACGGCCTATAAGTATCGACGAGGTCCTTTAATTATTGCTTCCTCAACAATGGGGACGAGGTCTAATTTCTCAACACAAGCTTTGTCTACCAATGAACCTGTTGTTTCTGTTGACTGGCTTCATGCAAATCTTAAGGAGCCTGACGTGAAGGTACATGTTGTGATACTCCTACTCTAGTTTTGAAATGGCCTTCATCTGTTTAATATATGCAAATCTCGAGGAACTTGTCTCAAAGTAGTGTCTACTACGAGGAGAAGTACATTTCATGTGATCTGCAACTTTGCATTTTATAATGTTAGTTTTTTCCTCTATTTCAGGTGTTGGATGCTTCCTGGTACATGCCCAATGAGAAGAGAAATCCATTTAAGGAGTATCAGGTGTTGATGTCGTTTTGAATACGTTTCACGTTCATCCTTTCTTGATTTTTTCTATCAGAATATGATACATTTCCAGAAACTGTCCCTTAAAATTTTCATCAATATTAAAAATTTATGCTTGTGAACCTATATTTTGATCCACAAAAGTTTTCAGCTGTGACTTCTTGATCATGTCGAATGTTTTAGTTTTATTTTGATCTGCCTGGTTGACTGACATCTTTTCCCTGTAACAGGTTGCTCATATTCCTGGTTCACTTTTCTTTGATCTTGACAAGATAGCAGATCAAAAAACAAATGTGAGATGAACTATCTCCATTTCTCTTTCTAATTTCGAATACTTTTTCACTTATATGCATATATGTGTACGGATAGAGGTATCTTCATATGCTTATGTCTGTCTACTTAAGATTTTATATGAACGATGGCTTCTTGTATCAGTTACCTCATATGCTGCCGTCAGAGGAAGCTTTTGCAGCCGCAGCGTCTGCACTTGGCGTAGAAAACAAGGATGGAGTTGTTGTGTACGATGGGAAAGGGCTTTTTAGTGCCGCTCGTGTCTGGTGGTGAGTGGTTGATGGATTCATTCAAGTGTTTGTGGAATCAATTTTTTGTGACGCAAAATTGAGTTGAATAAATGTTTTTTGAAGCAAGAGTTGAATAAATCTAATATCATATTGTTCTAAATATCATATTAAGGATGTTTCGAGCCTTTGGACATGACAGAGTGTGGGTATTAGATGGAGGTCTGCCAAAATGGCGTGCCACTGGCTTTGATATTGAGCCTGCTTCTGATGATTCCATTTCAAAAGCCAGTGCTGCTACTGAGGCAGTAGACAAAGTATATCGAGGCCAGGCTGTAAGTGCTAGTCCTTCGCCTTGCCTGCCCCAATTAACCTTTCTTGGATTGAATCCAGTACTGTGTCAAACCCGGCCAGTGACCGGTTTGGTTCTGGGTTTGACCGGTTCAGTGAACCTACATCACTTTTGCCTTTACTGTTTATTTTGTAGTTACATGCAATCTTTTTCTGCAGGTTGGGCCAATTAGTTTACTGTTTATTTTGTAGTTACATGCAATCTTTTTCTGCAGGTTGGGCCAATCACATTCCAGACTAAATTTCAGCCTCATCTTGTCTGGACCCTTGAGCAGGTTGGCATTTAGTAAGATTTTATGTGCATTTTGGTCTTTGAATGCTCGTGAATGTAAATTAATACTCCGCTTATTCAGTTCATAGTGTGTAAAAATAATTCATTAGTATAATTTACTTTAACTGAATCATATGGCAGGTTAGAAAGAACATTGATGAAAAATCTCACCAACACATAGATGCTCGTTCAATGCAGAGGTGTTTGGAAAACCatttttaactgaatcatgattgtTAAGTGTCTACACCTCCTCAGCTAAGAAAGGTGGGATTTTTTGTGGTGCAGGTTTGAGGGCAGTGTAGAAGAACCTAGAGAGGGAGTTAGAAGTGGCCATGTACCTGGCAGCAAGTGCATTCCTTTTCCCCAGGTGAATATTTGTAAAGTTTTGAAAACCACTCCGCTCCACTCAGCATGTTAAAATATTTATTCTTAAACTGACTTTATGCTCATACATACTGGAGAAAGATATATAAAACATTAAATTCTGCTCAAATTGAAACATTGGTCTACTGCAGGTGTTGGATTCTTCACAGGCCCTTTTACCAGCTGATGAGCTAAAGAAGATATTTGATGATGAAGGTAAAAGTAAATTACTTTTTACTTACCAATCCTCTTTTATCTGCTCAATTTACTTTCATTTCGTATATTTCTTCCTTTGTGCAGGCATCACATTGGATAAACCAGTTGTAACATCATGCGGAACGGGCGTCACAGCTTGCATTCTGGCATTGGTAAATTTTCCTCTTTTTTCTTTTCCACACACATTTTCCACTTCTAATTTCCAATTTCTG
This genomic window contains:
- the LOC139882929 gene encoding thiosulfate/3-mercaptopyruvate sulfurtransferase 2-like, producing the protein MASAVIARTLLGQRLVRSSSSSVSHSRKSPIFTSLFFNRAYLVQASSTSTAYKYRRGPLIIASSTMGTRSNFSTQALSTNEPVVSVDWLHANLKEPDVKVLDASWYMPNEKRNPFKEYQVAHIPGSLFFDLDKIADQKTNLPHMLPSEEAFAAAASALGVENKDGVVVYDGKGLFSAARVWWMFRAFGHDRVWVLDGGLPKWRATGFDIEPASDDSISKASAATEAVDKVYRGQAVGPITFQTKFQPHLVWTLEQVRKNIDEKSHQHIDARSMQRFEGSVEEPREGVRSGHVPGSKCIPFPQVLDSSQALLPADELKKIFDDEGITLDKPVVTSCGTGVTACILALGLHRLGKSDVAVYDGSWTEWGAHPDTPVHT